The following is a genomic window from Butyricimonas faecihominis.
ATCATTGAAACATAGAGAGAATTCGGGATAATATAATTATCAAATTCATCCACCGTTCCCATAAACACGAGCTTACCTTCCTCGATCATCAAGATATGATCACAAACGGCCTGAACCTCAGTCAAAATATGGGTGGAAAGAATCACCGTACGATCCTTGGCAATATCCCGGATCAAATGACGGATCTCCATGATCTGGTTCGGGTCCAACCCGTTTGTCGGTTCATCAAAGATAACCAGATCAGGTTTATGAACGATAGCCTGTGCGATACCAACCCGCTGTTGATAACCACCGGATAGATTCTTGATCAAACGTTTACGGAAATGAGTAATACCACACTTTGCCAGCACCTCATCCACCGCCGGAATAATATCCTTATCGGCCACCCAACGTAATCTTGCACAGTGAATCAAATATTCTTCCACTGTCAAATCACCATACAAAGGCGGCTTCTGCGGTAAAAAACCGATGTGGCGTTTCGCATCAACCGGTCTCTTACGGGCATCAATACCCTTGATAAAAACCTGCCCTTCGGTTTGTTTGATAACTCCACTAATAATATTCATCGTGGTTGACTTTCCGGCCCCATTAGACCCTAGCAACCCGTATATCCCCCTCCGGGGGATTTCGAAACTAATGTCTCTTACCGCCCACTGGATGCTGTAACGATGTGACAAATGTTCGACTTTTACAATTGGCTCTTCCATAAACTTGTTATTAAAATTAATATTATCTACAACAACAGGTATAAACTTTATAAAAAGACGTTCCAAAAACAATTTAGTGTTATTCAAAAATCAACTTTATGAAATTTTTAAGATATTCAAATTCATTAACAAGTTGGTTTACATCAAATTACATTAATCACCATTTTGCATTTTCAGAAGAAAATAACATTCTCAACTTTTACATCATCACTTCAAAAACAAATACACACCAAAAAATCAGGAACATTTTTTTATATTGTTTTTTGTCAAAAATAGTAAAATACTAATAGGAGTAATATTAAAAAAATGACTTTAACTTTTTATTAATAACAACATTAAGAATCTTTTCACACATTGCAAATCATGTGGATAAAAAAACATTCCTTCCTTATTGCAGTTTCAAGAGGAATCCCCTAACTTGCATCCCGGATTTTGAGTGAACATTAGGAATCAAACGGAAAAGATGAAAAAAACGAAATGGATTTGGATTTGGGCAGCCATAGGGCTCGTGTTAGGTATTATTATTTTTTGGCCCAGCAACAGAGGAAACAAAGAGGCAATATTAGAGGCTAGTGCGGTAGAGGAAGTTGTTGACACGACCGAACAACAACAAATTCATTACAAATACGGTATCCCCGATGAAAACTTTATTATAGAAGAAGGTATCGTGGGAAAAAATGAGAATCTCTCTTTAATCCTTTCCAAATACAAGGTATCACCAGCCAAAATCCATGAAATCTCCCAACGCTGCAAGGATATCTTTGACGTACGAAGTATCAGAAGAGGTCAAAACTACACTCTTTTCTTGGCACAAGACAGCCTTCGCACCCCGGAATTTTTCATTTACGAAAAAAATGCCTTAGAATACGTTGTCATAGATTTCAAGGAAACTGCGGATGTTTACGTGGGCAAAAAAGACATCGTGACCAAAGAGAAAACAGCTAATATAATTATAAACTCCAATCTATGGAATGCCATGGTTGATGCCCAAGCAGACCCCATGCTCGCTGTCACGCTATCCGATATCTACGCATGGAGCATCGATTTTTACGGCATTGCCAAAGGCGATTCAGTGCGTGTCCTTTACGAACAATCATACGTGGAAGACAAACCCCTGCAAGACTTTAACGTGAAAGCCGCCATTTTCACCAATTCCGGCAAAGACTTCTATGCCATTCCTTTTGAACAAAACGAAAAACTGGCCTATTTTGATGAAGAAGGAAATAGCTTACAAAAAACCTTTTTAAAAGCCCCCTTAAAATATTCCCGTATTTCTTCCGGTTTCTCCAATAACCGTTTCCACCCGGTACTGAAAAGATACAGGGCGCATCATGGCGTGGACTATGCAGCCCCAACAGGGACGGAAGTACACACCATCGGGGACGGCGTTGTCGTGAAAAAAGCCTATCAAGCTAACGGTGGAGGAAACTACGTAACCATCAAACACAACAGCGTGTACACCACAACATATATGCACCTTTCCAAATTTGCTAAAGGGATCCAACCGGGCAAACGGGTAAAACAAGGTGATGTCATCGGCTATGTCGGTAGTACAGGACTGGCAACAGGCCCTCATTTGGATTTCCGGGTATATAAAAATGGAACTCCCATCAACCCGTTAAAAATGAGTTCACCCCCAAAAGAACCGATCTCACCGGAAAATATGCCTCGTTTCATTCAAACGAGAGACTCGCTTGTGAAGATCTTAAAACAAACCCTATAATTCTAGATTTTAAATTTTAGATTTTAAATTGAGGAACTCACTAAATTTATGATTCCATAGTTCAGTGACCTCTCCTACGATTTCTTAACCACGAAATCATTAAATTTTTCAATCTAAAATTTAAAATCTAAAATTAATAAAGTTTTTCCCCCGTTACTTTATAATACCGCCATTTTCCGGTCTGTCGCCCGTTCTTGTAACGTCCTTCACAAAACAAATGCCCGGTATTATAATAAAACTTTGCCGTGCCGTGTCGTAATCCTTTCCGATATGCGATCTCCGTACGAAGCGTCCCGTCCGGGAAAAACTCCTTATATCCCGCAATCAGCCCGTTTTTATAAGTCACTTGAGCCAACAAATCCCCGTTCTCGTAAAAAAACGGAGCAATCCCGTCTATCTTTCCGTCGCCATACGGGAATTGTCCGAGCAACTTTCCCGCAACATTAAACACGCACCACACGCCATCCGGCTCTCCATCCTTCAGTGCCCCTTTAAAAATGGCCTGTTCCGACTTGTACTCGTAATACTCTTGATTACTCACCGCAATACTATCGGGAATCACGGGATAATAAAAACCTGCCTCGATCTTGTTTATCTGATTCTCAAACTGACGATTCAACTCTCGCATCTTGTACTCTTCGGGAGCCTTATCATTATAATTTGCTATAATTTGAGTCTCAAAAATTCCTCCCTCCTTAGATAACGAGAAACCGATCGTTTCAAAACTCAGAAATGCCCCTCTGTTCTTCTCCAAACTTTCTTGGGAACCCGCCTTGAAAGAATCATATAAATACTCGTACGTATTGGGTGTCTGCACGTAACCGAACACGTTCTTCCGACTTCCCAACTGCCCTTTTAAACGCATATGTTTCTCGTCATTCTCCAATGTGTTTCCCAGCACGTACTCTTTAATCATCTCGGCGAGTGTGGCAGGAGAATTACTAAAAACGACATAATCACCCAAAAATGTATAATAAGGTCGTTCAAACCGTTCGAACATCCCCCCGAAGAAAAGCTGGAAAAAACCTTTTAACCGGAAATAATGAATCGTGTGTCCGTTAAACTCCATCGCCCTCTCCCGGATAGGAGTCCTCCATTGAATCTGTTCGGCCAGATAAGCCATTTGATCCTTGGCCAGATGAATCTCTTTTGCCCGTATCGCCAGCACGATATGATCCGCCTTCTGATCGTTCTCCAAACGGGGTTTGATAATTGCCACCTCCCCACCAATCCAAGATGTAAACACCTCCAGCACGTCCATATTCAGAAATTTATTCAACCGATCCAGTGATTTCTTCATTTCCGTGTAAGATTGCAGGCTATTCACCTTGTAATTCTCCAACAGCAAATTTTCCGCATCCTTGAAAGAAGGAAAACAAAAAGAAACATAAGCTGCCGTATTTTCACCTGCGATCGTCTCTAGGTTAGAAGAACCACCTTCCAAGAAACTAACTACATCCAACAAAGAATACTTATTAGGATCGGGCCTCGTTTCCCCAACAAAACGAAGAGATTTATCATTCAACTGCATCATCAAACGGGTATTTTTCAACAATGAAAATTCATCTGCCACCGCCGATGCCTCCATGACCGAAGTAACCCATTTTCCCAACTGCCGATGATCAAGATCAAGCATTATATCCCCCGAAACCACCACTTCCTGCACCTCCTTGTTCGTCTTACACCGAGCCAGAGAACGAGCCACCAGAGCATGAGACGATGAACCGATCAGCAGATTATCCTTAATCGTGAAAAAGAATCGCCAGTCAGCCCAGCGAATCTCCCGGATCTCCCCGTTCGAGTCCTTGATCGTCTTTATTTTTATCTCGTCATCC
Proteins encoded in this region:
- a CDS encoding M23 family metallopeptidase, with the protein product MKKTKWIWIWAAIGLVLGIIIFWPSNRGNKEAILEASAVEEVVDTTEQQQIHYKYGIPDENFIIEEGIVGKNENLSLILSKYKVSPAKIHEISQRCKDIFDVRSIRRGQNYTLFLAQDSLRTPEFFIYEKNALEYVVIDFKETADVYVGKKDIVTKEKTANIIINSNLWNAMVDAQADPMLAVTLSDIYAWSIDFYGIAKGDSVRVLYEQSYVEDKPLQDFNVKAAIFTNSGKDFYAIPFEQNEKLAYFDEEGNSLQKTFLKAPLKYSRISSGFSNNRFHPVLKRYRAHHGVDYAAPTGTEVHTIGDGVVVKKAYQANGGGNYVTIKHNSVYTTTYMHLSKFAKGIQPGKRVKQGDVIGYVGSTGLATGPHLDFRVYKNGTPINPLKMSSPPKEPISPENMPRFIQTRDSLVKILKQTL
- a CDS encoding toxin-antitoxin system YwqK family antitoxin → MKKSTKRKIIVVLGLFVVVGLIVWFGIFRKVGRFDTLQAVPVDAVFKVNIVSVNSVHERLHRNFIWKSLKNYPYFEEYHSNLQYVDSLANTYPKLKRILTDRPVTISCHQVGLNKYDFLYVCDLGKLNVIQVFETLLLKLVQDDEIKIKTIKDSNGEIREIRWADWRFFFTIKDNLLIGSSSHALVARSLARCKTNKEVQEVVVSGDIMLDLDHRQLGKWVTSVMEASAVADEFSLLKNTRLMMQLNDKSLRFVGETRPDPNKYSLLDVVSFLEGGSSNLETIAGENTAAYVSFCFPSFKDAENLLLENYKVNSLQSYTEMKKSLDRLNKFLNMDVLEVFTSWIGGEVAIIKPRLENDQKADHIVLAIRAKEIHLAKDQMAYLAEQIQWRTPIRERAMEFNGHTIHYFRLKGFFQLFFGGMFERFERPYYTFLGDYVVFSNSPATLAEMIKEYVLGNTLENDEKHMRLKGQLGSRKNVFGYVQTPNTYEYLYDSFKAGSQESLEKNRGAFLSFETIGFSLSKEGGIFETQIIANYNDKAPEEYKMRELNRQFENQINKIEAGFYYPVIPDSIAVSNQEYYEYKSEQAIFKGALKDGEPDGVWCVFNVAGKLLGQFPYGDGKIDGIAPFFYENGDLLAQVTYKNGLIAGYKEFFPDGTLRTEIAYRKGLRHGTAKFYYNTGHLFCEGRYKNGRQTGKWRYYKVTGEKLY
- a CDS encoding ABC transporter ATP-binding protein, with amino-acid sequence MEEPIVKVEHLSHRYSIQWAVRDISFEIPRRGIYGLLGSNGAGKSTTMNIISGVIKQTEGQVFIKGIDARKRPVDAKRHIGFLPQKPPLYGDLTVEEYLIHCARLRWVADKDIIPAVDEVLAKCGITHFRKRLIKNLSGGYQQRVGIAQAIVHKPDLVIFDEPTNGLDPNQIMEIRHLIRDIAKDRTVILSTHILTEVQAVCDHILMIEEGKLVFMGTVDEFDNYIIPNSLYVSMIDPPVADELAKIEGVLGVEELGNRNFRIRFTEAQEVIDQIVKLSAANDWRLSEVRVEKSSLDNIFAELSKKAH